A part of Saccopteryx bilineata isolate mSacBil1 chromosome 8, mSacBil1_pri_phased_curated, whole genome shotgun sequence genomic DNA contains:
- the LOC136311978 gene encoding small ribosomal subunit protein eS27-like, whose product MSMFLQITMVFSHAQRVTLCIGCSTMLYHLTGGKARLT is encoded by the coding sequence ATGTCCATGTTTCTACAGATCACTATGGTCTTCAGCCATGCTCAGAGAGTGACTCTTTGTATAGGTTGTTCAACAATGTTGTACCACCTGACAGGAGGAAAGGCTAGACTCACATAA